DNA sequence from the Phocoena sinus isolate mPhoSin1 chromosome 9, mPhoSin1.pri, whole genome shotgun sequence genome:
TCGTGGCCCTGCTGGCGCTGCTGGCTCTGGCCCTCTTGCCCTGGCGCTGTCCGCCCGGCGCCCCCTGCCTGGCGCTGCTGGACCTGCTCCTGCTCTCCGCCGGGACCACCCGGGCCTTCCCGCTCTTCTACGACGCCTACGGGCACCGCGACCGGTTGCCGGCGCTGGCCTGGCTGCTGCTGCAGGACCTCCCGCTGCCCTGCCTGGCCGCCGGCCTGGGCCTGGCCTGCCTGCTTCTGGCCCGGCCGCGCCCGCCGCGCTGTCCAGCCGCCCTGGCCGCgctgctgctcctggggctggggctggctgccgccgccgccctcGGGAGCGCCGCCCATCGCCCGCTGCGGGCCCTGCGGCTCGCCTCCCGCGGGCTGCACGCCTTCCTCGCTGCCCTCCTTTCCGGGCTCCTGCTGGCGCTGTCCTGCTTGGGGGGTCGGCGGCGACGGGCCGGAGCGCCCCTGGGAGTGTCCGGCTTCAAGGGCGCCACTCCTTACCCGCAGGCGCGCAGCCCCTTCGGCCCGCTAGAGTCCTGGCGGCGCGCGGCGCGCACGGCCCCAGTGGCGGGCACCTTCGGGCTGCTGAGCGGAGCCCTGCAGGGCTACGAGGTGCTGCACGCGCTGGGCTACGGCGGCCAACCTGGCCTGGAGGGGCCCTGGCCCTGGTGGGCCTTCCAGCTCGGCCTGCGCCTGGGCGAGGTGGGCGTCGCGCTCCCGTTGGCGCTGCTGGGCCTCTACCCGGCGCTCTGCAGCCCCCGCGTGCCGCCGCGCTGCTGGGCCAAGCTCTTCCGCTTGTCCCCCGGCCACGCCGCCCCTCTGCTGCCCGGAGGCTGGGTCGCCGGGCCCCCCGACAAGAAGCCCCTGGGGAGCGCTATCGCGCGTGGCGACGCGGAGCTGCTGCAGCTATGCGCCCTGGCAGGGCCGGGTCCCGACCTCCTTCTCCAGGGAGGAGGCTGCCGTGGCTTCGAAGGCGCGGCCGCCAACCCGGCCCCTTCCCCGGCTTCCTCCCCATGCAGCGATTACACCGTGGACTTCCGCCCGCCCTCCCCCATCAACCTGCGGCGCAGCATCGAGGAGGCCCTCTGCAGCGAAGCCCTGCTGAAGCCCGGCCTCTTCCAGGGCCCGGCCTTCGGGGAAGCCCTGCAGGGGCTCGGCCTCTACCGCACCGCCTCGCTGGGGGCGCAGACCGGGGCCGGGCCCACTGGGAGGTCTGGGGAGGCCCCTGGTTCCCCCGCGCCCCCCGAGCTCCCCTCTCCCGGGGCCTGGCCCGCGGGCAGCAGCGCCTCATCCGGCTCGCTGTGCGGACTGTCGCGGGACAGCTCGTCCATGCTGCTGTGCTCCAGCCCGGACAGGCCCCCTCGCTGTCCGCTGGTCTGCGTCCTCAGTCCCCCGCGGCCCTCAGGAAGCAGCCCTAACCTCCCGGCCTCAGGATCCTACCAGGCCCTGTCCCCACCCTCCCGCGACTCCCCAGAGCCTCCTCCTGAGCTGCAGGCCGAAGAGGCCTTGCTTCAGGAGCAATTCCTGGACGCCTGTCGACAGATTGACGAGCTGAGCATGGGCAGCGACACCATAGACCTGTGAAGATGTGGGCGCCTCGCCGCCCCGACAATACGCCCCCTTCTGGCGCCTGTTTTGCCCGAGACCTGCACACTGTAACCCTTCCCCAATCCCGCCTGGCTCAGATACCTCTCCCCGCTTCCTTTCCCATCCAGGGACTCCTGGATGGGTGAGTCAGCAGCCAGGTTCTGTTGATTGGGAACTAGTGCCACCTTCTCTGGAGCCCTGGGCACTGATGCCCTCAGCTGCAATTCTAGGCTGGCAGGGGTCCCACTTTTCCTTGGCATTCACCAGCAATAAAGCTCCAAGGTGCTCCATTCCAGACCACCACTTCCCACTCTGGTGCTGAGCGAGAGGGGCTGTCCTCAGCCGACCTCAGGACTGGCCTCAGTCCCCACACCCACCTCTGCCATGCCCGGGAATCCCACCCCTGCGTGAGTGAGGCTCCCTGTGCTCCACATGACCCTTCCTCATAGAAGGGTCCATGGCCCATCTAGGAGACTCTACAGCAGTAGGGTGGGAGGTGAGCACTTTCAGAGTtaatttatcaataaaatattttcagaggagAAAGGTCTCACCTTCTTGGAAAAGCTTAGCTGAGGCAATAGCAGCAATGATTCTGCCAGAACTGGAAGAGAAGCAGTGTTTGGGTGGGGTGGGTCCATCTCAGACCCCAGTGACCTTCACTCCTGACTGCAAGGGGTCTTGTCCTCCGCATGACCTTTCCCCATAGACGGGTCCATGGCCCATCTGGACTGAGTGAGGGTCCTGGGAGTGGCCCCTTGAAGACCCTTCTGACTCCCTGGGAAGTGGCTTTTCAGAGTTGGATCACTGCCCTGAGAAATGAGGCGGAAACTCTACAGTCGTTGGTGGAAAGGTCTGCATTCCTAAGAAACTGGCTTCAGGTCCTGATGGACAAGTGGTTAGGGACTAGCTAGTGTCAAAATCCTTCATGGAAATGTTGCTACACATCTCAAGGGCTTGATCACTTTGAGCTGGGTTTTGCAGCAATCTCCCTGCCACGTGCCCAGAGGAGTTCACAGAGGAAACTACTTGCTCCACCTACCAGCAGGACCTCTTCAAGTTTGGACTAACAACTCCCTTCCCCCGGAGAACATTCATCTCCCACAGGTGCAGATCCTCCCTGGAGAAAGCCTGTCTTCCCCAAACCCCAGCCCCATCCTACACACCAAAGCAGAACTCACAGTGCAGAGACCCATGAATACATCCGGCCACCAGGCACTCTGTAATCCCTCCCTTGTCCA
Encoded proteins:
- the PRRT4 gene encoding proline-rich transmembrane protein 4 isoform X1, encoding MAGYGFLGLGLFYWVLLAVPVGSQPASSVPGAHVTTLAPPPQSEASVLSLNLGLNFKFHLRRPAAAWGSSVTETQALSPGPSQEPEEEVAGGLRTGPLWELLVGSLGNSPPERGSAEGSSTPWASSWPLESTSLLAGPTDRPTAPYQPRMGTMTWDTALTATAPPSSAPRLHQSELELKFDMALRAGVAPTLGHRTLPLLPSLRASLAEIAGRLGPFGFFGTTVSPLRNLSGLSPPDPVASPSSASGISGSPGFFGTTLSPPPSPQETKLPSPRPLDPAASLSSALIATASLDSATTSGLDDPSPASLGNLSVQPECGPGSCSIRELPEREAQPPAAPLPLFFLTLEADWTEAKARWGLAWEAHVYGVGALFGLVALLALLALALLPWRCPPGAPCLALLDLLLLSAGTTRAFPLFYDAYGHRDRLPALAWLLLQDLPLPCLAAGLGLACLLLARPRPPRCPAALAALLLLGLGLAAAAALGSAAHRPLRALRLASRGLHAFLAALLSGLLLALSCLGGRRRRAGAPLGVSGFKGATPYPQARSPFGPLESWRRAARTAPVAGTFGLLSGALQGYEVLHALGYGGQPGLEGPWPWWAFQLGLRLGEVGVALPLALLGLYPALCSPRVPPRCWAKLFRLSPGHAAPLLPGGWVAGPPDKKPLGSAIARGDAELLQLCALAGPGPDLLLQGGGCRGFEGAAANPAPSPASSPCSDYTVDFRPPSPINLRRSIEEALCSEALLKPGLFQGPAFGEALQGLGLYRTASLGAQTGAGPTGRSGEAPGSPAPPELPSPGAWPAGSSASSGSLCGLSRDSSSMLLCSSPDRPPRCPLVCVLSPPRPSGSSPNLPASGSYQALSPPSRDSPEPPPELQAEEALLQEQFLDACRQIDELSMGSDTIDL